A region from the Patagioenas fasciata isolate bPatFas1 chromosome 27, bPatFas1.hap1, whole genome shotgun sequence genome encodes:
- the FCHO1 gene encoding F-BAR domain only protein 1 isoform X2: MSYFTEHFWGEKNHGFDVLYHNMKHGQISTKELADFVRERAAIEENYAKAMVKLSKMATNGTQLGTFAPLWEVFRISSDKLALCHLELMKKLHDLIKEISRYGEEQGRVHKKSKEEVSGTLEAVQLLHGVAQLLPKSKESYHSKCQEYERLRKEGTSQKEIDKAELKSKKAGEALRRAVEKYNAARADFEQRMLDSAARFQEVEEAHLRHMKGLIGSYSHSVEDTHVQIGQVHEEFKQNVENIGTEMLLRRFAESKGTGRERPGALDFDEYRLAPAQEGPKRSRSKAFRIPGLSRKERDRDAVESPDAEVGCPEVDEDGFTVRPDVTRTEAENHVCSSSDSDYDEDEPRKFYVHIKPVQPREAGDSAEATMEQLKATVGNLILPPSIGGTVKRQSSRDGARRGHPVTQVNSGPGTAPPDAVPPAALFGPPLESAFEAEDFPAPRAYVLTSSSSPFSSSSPENVEDSGLDSPSHPPPGPSPDSRPWTPQPGTPQSPLSKRAGPLDPPAPPPPAARDPGAWAPRPRSPAGRLPEPPGFAVFSGPGAKGLGGDGGSAPRGRSRCASGTAPPEAPSPDPFGEPPPWVRAHSPGGDHQPPLPCPSSNSASSSSSSPAPPSGGESSSPSPWTCQGLGTRLMEGGPSVAPPPQPEPDAPPTRPSAAPREVPLVAPPRRSRTKRPAAGLAAGSNSDLSRSLSPSPSWSCGPSHSAPASLGERGFFAVSQPALGLSRGPSPVVLGSQDTLPVATAFTEYVHAYFKGHDTDSCLVKVTGELTMSFPAGIVRVFSGSAAPPVLSFRLLNASAIEQFLPNADLLYSDPSQSDPSTKDFWLNMAALTGHLQKQAEQSPAASYYNVALLKYQFSRLGPGAAPLRLCVRWDCSPGATRVSVEYGYNAGAMALPVALANVHVLLPVDEPLTNLRLQPTASWNLEEKRLLWRLLDVPGAPGQGGCGRLSASWEPLCGPSKPSPVAAQFSSEGSTLSGVELELASAGYRMSLVKKRFATGIYLAGS, from the exons aTGTCCTACTTCACCGAGCACTTCTGG GGCGAGAAGAACCACGGCTTCGACGTGCTCTACCACAACATGAAGCACGGGCAGATCTCCACCAAGGAGCTGGCTGACTTTGTCCGGGAGAG agctgccatTGAGGAGAACTACGCCAAGGCCATGGTGAAGCTGTCGAAGATGGCCACCAACGGCACCCAGCTGGG CACTTTTGCACCGCTCTGGGAGGTTTTCCGCATCTCCTCGGACAAGCTGGCCCTCTGCCACCTGGAACTGATGAAGAAGCTCCACGACCTCATCAAGGAGATCTCGCGCTACGGCGAGGAGCAAGGCCGGGTGCACAAGAAG tccAAGGAGGAGGTGTCGGGGACGCTGGAGGCCGTCCAGCTGCTGCACGGGGTGGCCCAGCTGCTGCCCAAGTCCAAGGAGAGCTACCACAGCAAGTGCCAGGAGTACGAGCGGCTGCGCAAGGAGGGCACCAGCCAGAAGGAGATCGACAAG GCGGAGCTCAAGTCAAAGAAGGCAGGCGAGGCGCTGCGGCGAGCGGTGGAGAAGTACAACGCTGCCCGTGCCGACTTCGAGCAGAGGATGCTGGATTCGGCTGcg CGCTTCCAGGAGGTGGAAGAAGCCCACCTACGCCATATGAAGGGTCTCATTGGCTCCTACTCGCACTCTGTGGAGGACACCCACGTCCAGATTGGGCAG GTGCATGAAGAATTCAAGCAAAACGTGGAGAACATCGGCACCGAGATGCTGCTGCGGAGGTTTGCTGAGAGCAAGGGCACGGGGCGGGAGCGGCCAG GAGCGCTGGATTTCGACGAGTACCGCCTGGCCCCAGCGCAGGAAG GACCCAAGAGGAGCCGTAGTAAAGCTTTTCGCATCCCGGGGTTGAGCCGGAAGGAGAGGGATCGTGATGCTGT GGAATCCCCCGATGCTGAGGTG GGCTGCCCGGAGGTGGATGAGGACGGGTTCACCGTGCGCCCTGATGTCACCCGCA CCGAGGCAGAGAACCACGTCTGCTCCTCCAGCGACTCCGACTATGACGAGGATGAGCCCCGCAAGTTTTACGTCCACATCAAACCGGTACAGCCCCGGGAGGCAGGTGACAGCGCTGAGGCCACCATGGAGCAGCTCAAGGCCACCGTGGGGAACCTCATCCTGCCCCCCAGCATTGGG GGCACCGTCAAGCGACAATCATCTC GTGATGGTGCCAGGAGGGGACACCCGGTGACACAGGTGAACAG CGGCCCCGGGACAGCCCCCCCGGACGCGGTGCCCCCTGCCGCTCTCTTCGGGCCCCCCCTGGAGTCAGCGTTTGAAGCGGAGGATTTCCCGG CCCCCCGTGCCTACGTCCtcacctcctcatcctcccccttctcctcctcctccccggagAACGTGGAGGACTCGGGGCTGGACTCGCCCTCGCATCCCCCGCCCGGACCCTCCCCGGACTCCAGACCCTGGACCCCGCAGCCGGGGACGCCGCAGAGCCCGCTCTCCAAGCGGGCCggccccctggacccccccgcaccgccaccccccgccgcccgggACCCCGGGGCGTGGGCgccgcggccccgcagccccgccggCCGCCTCCCCGAGCCCCCCGGCTTCGCCGTCTTCAGCGGCCCCGGGGCCAAGGGGCTGGGAGGGGACGGGGGGTCGGCCCCTCGGGGACGCAGCCGCTGCGCCAGCGGGACGGCGCCCCCCGAAGCCCCCTCGCCCGACCCTTTTGGGGAGCCCCCGCCGTGGGTCAGAGCTCACAGCCCTGGCGGGGACCATCAGCCCCCCCTGCCCTGTCCTTCCTCCAACTCGGCCtcgtcctcttcctcctccccggCCCCCCCTAGCGGGGGAGAGTCCTCCAGCCCCTCGCCATGGACGTGCCAAGGCTTGGGGACAAGGCTGATGGAAGGCGGACCGTCGGTGGCTCCCCCGCCGCAGCCGGAGCCGG ATGCTCCCCCCACCCGGCCCAGCGCAGCCCCCCGAGAGGTCCCGCTCGTGGCCCCCCCACGCCGCTCCCGCACCAAGAGACCTGCGGCTGGTCTGGCTGCCGGCAGCAACTCCGACCTG TCGCGCTCGCTGAGCCCCTCGCCCTCCTGGAGCTGCGGTCCCTCGCACTCGGCGCCCGCCAGCCTGGGCGAGCGCGGCTTCTTCGCCGTCTCCCAGCCGGCGCTCG GGCTGTCGCGGGGTCCCAGCCCCGTGGTGCTGGGCTCGCAGGACACGCTGCCCGTGGCCACCGCCTTCACTGAGTACGTCCACGCGTACTTCAAGGGACACGACACCGACAG ctgcctggtgaAGGTGACGGGGGAGCTCACCATGTCCTTCCCCGCCGGCATCGTCCGCGTCTTCAGCGGGAGCGCGGCCCCCCCCGTGCTCAGCTTCCGCCTGCTCAACGCCAGCGCCATCGAGCAGTTCCTGCCCAACGCTGACCTGCTCTACAG TGACCCGTCCCAAAGTGACCCCAGCACCAAGGATTTCTGGCTGAACATGGCAGCGCTGACCGGGCACCTGCAGAAACAAGCGGAGCAGAGTCCAGCCGCCTCCTACTACAACGTGGCTCTGCTCAAGTACCAG TTCTCGCGGCTGGGCCCCGGCGCGGCGCCGCTGCGGCTCTGCGTGCGCTGGGACTGCTCGCCCGGTGCCACGCGGGTCAGCGTCGAGTACGGCTACAACGCCGGCGCCATGGCCCTGCCCGTGGCTCTCGCCAACGTCCACGTCCTCCTGCCCGTGGACGAGCCCCTCACCAACCTGCGGCTGCAGCCCACGGCCAGCTG gaaCCTGGAGGAGAAGAGGCTGCTCTGGAGGCTGCTGGATGTCCCTGGTGCCCCGGGGCAGGGAG GCTGTGGCCGGCTCTCGGCCAGCTGGGAGCCCCTCTGCGGGCCCAGTAAGCCCAGTCCGGTGGCCGCCCAGTTCAGCAGCGAGGGCAGCACGCTGTCGGGCGTGGAGCTGGAGCTGGCAAGCGCCGGGTACCGCATGTCACTGGTCAAGAAGAGGTTTGCTACAG GGATCTACCTGGCAGGGTCCTGA
- the FCHO1 gene encoding F-BAR domain only protein 1 isoform X1, whose product MSYFTEHFWGEKNHGFDVLYHNMKHGQISTKELADFVRERAAIEENYAKAMVKLSKMATNGTQLGTFAPLWEVFRISSDKLALCHLELMKKLHDLIKEISRYGEEQGRVHKKSKEEVSGTLEAVQLLHGVAQLLPKSKESYHSKCQEYERLRKEGTSQKEIDKAELKSKKAGEALRRAVEKYNAARADFEQRMLDSAARFQEVEEAHLRHMKGLIGSYSHSVEDTHVQIGQVHEEFKQNVENIGTEMLLRRFAESKGTGRERPGALDFDEYRLAPAQEGPKRSRSKAFRIPGLSRKERDRDAVESPDAEVGCPEVDEDGFTVRPDVTRTEAENHVCSSSDSDYDEDEPRKFYVHIKPVQPREAGDSAEATMEQLKATVGNLILPPSIGGTVKRQSSRHVASLTPAPSDTDPEGTLARGDGARRGHPVTQVNSGPGTAPPDAVPPAALFGPPLESAFEAEDFPAPRAYVLTSSSSPFSSSSPENVEDSGLDSPSHPPPGPSPDSRPWTPQPGTPQSPLSKRAGPLDPPAPPPPAARDPGAWAPRPRSPAGRLPEPPGFAVFSGPGAKGLGGDGGSAPRGRSRCASGTAPPEAPSPDPFGEPPPWVRAHSPGGDHQPPLPCPSSNSASSSSSSPAPPSGGESSSPSPWTCQGLGTRLMEGGPSVAPPPQPEPDAPPTRPSAAPREVPLVAPPRRSRTKRPAAGLAAGSNSDLSRSLSPSPSWSCGPSHSAPASLGERGFFAVSQPALGLSRGPSPVVLGSQDTLPVATAFTEYVHAYFKGHDTDSCLVKVTGELTMSFPAGIVRVFSGSAAPPVLSFRLLNASAIEQFLPNADLLYSDPSQSDPSTKDFWLNMAALTGHLQKQAEQSPAASYYNVALLKYQFSRLGPGAAPLRLCVRWDCSPGATRVSVEYGYNAGAMALPVALANVHVLLPVDEPLTNLRLQPTASWNLEEKRLLWRLLDVPGAPGQGGCGRLSASWEPLCGPSKPSPVAAQFSSEGSTLSGVELELASAGYRMSLVKKRFATGIYLAGS is encoded by the exons aTGTCCTACTTCACCGAGCACTTCTGG GGCGAGAAGAACCACGGCTTCGACGTGCTCTACCACAACATGAAGCACGGGCAGATCTCCACCAAGGAGCTGGCTGACTTTGTCCGGGAGAG agctgccatTGAGGAGAACTACGCCAAGGCCATGGTGAAGCTGTCGAAGATGGCCACCAACGGCACCCAGCTGGG CACTTTTGCACCGCTCTGGGAGGTTTTCCGCATCTCCTCGGACAAGCTGGCCCTCTGCCACCTGGAACTGATGAAGAAGCTCCACGACCTCATCAAGGAGATCTCGCGCTACGGCGAGGAGCAAGGCCGGGTGCACAAGAAG tccAAGGAGGAGGTGTCGGGGACGCTGGAGGCCGTCCAGCTGCTGCACGGGGTGGCCCAGCTGCTGCCCAAGTCCAAGGAGAGCTACCACAGCAAGTGCCAGGAGTACGAGCGGCTGCGCAAGGAGGGCACCAGCCAGAAGGAGATCGACAAG GCGGAGCTCAAGTCAAAGAAGGCAGGCGAGGCGCTGCGGCGAGCGGTGGAGAAGTACAACGCTGCCCGTGCCGACTTCGAGCAGAGGATGCTGGATTCGGCTGcg CGCTTCCAGGAGGTGGAAGAAGCCCACCTACGCCATATGAAGGGTCTCATTGGCTCCTACTCGCACTCTGTGGAGGACACCCACGTCCAGATTGGGCAG GTGCATGAAGAATTCAAGCAAAACGTGGAGAACATCGGCACCGAGATGCTGCTGCGGAGGTTTGCTGAGAGCAAGGGCACGGGGCGGGAGCGGCCAG GAGCGCTGGATTTCGACGAGTACCGCCTGGCCCCAGCGCAGGAAG GACCCAAGAGGAGCCGTAGTAAAGCTTTTCGCATCCCGGGGTTGAGCCGGAAGGAGAGGGATCGTGATGCTGT GGAATCCCCCGATGCTGAGGTG GGCTGCCCGGAGGTGGATGAGGACGGGTTCACCGTGCGCCCTGATGTCACCCGCA CCGAGGCAGAGAACCACGTCTGCTCCTCCAGCGACTCCGACTATGACGAGGATGAGCCCCGCAAGTTTTACGTCCACATCAAACCGGTACAGCCCCGGGAGGCAGGTGACAGCGCTGAGGCCACCATGGAGCAGCTCAAGGCCACCGTGGGGAACCTCATCCTGCCCCCCAGCATTGGG GGCACCGTCAAGCGACAATCATCTC GGCACGTGGCATCTCTGACCCCGGCCCCAAGTGACACAGACCCTGAGGGGACGCTGGCGAGAG GTGATGGTGCCAGGAGGGGACACCCGGTGACACAGGTGAACAG CGGCCCCGGGACAGCCCCCCCGGACGCGGTGCCCCCTGCCGCTCTCTTCGGGCCCCCCCTGGAGTCAGCGTTTGAAGCGGAGGATTTCCCGG CCCCCCGTGCCTACGTCCtcacctcctcatcctcccccttctcctcctcctccccggagAACGTGGAGGACTCGGGGCTGGACTCGCCCTCGCATCCCCCGCCCGGACCCTCCCCGGACTCCAGACCCTGGACCCCGCAGCCGGGGACGCCGCAGAGCCCGCTCTCCAAGCGGGCCggccccctggacccccccgcaccgccaccccccgccgcccgggACCCCGGGGCGTGGGCgccgcggccccgcagccccgccggCCGCCTCCCCGAGCCCCCCGGCTTCGCCGTCTTCAGCGGCCCCGGGGCCAAGGGGCTGGGAGGGGACGGGGGGTCGGCCCCTCGGGGACGCAGCCGCTGCGCCAGCGGGACGGCGCCCCCCGAAGCCCCCTCGCCCGACCCTTTTGGGGAGCCCCCGCCGTGGGTCAGAGCTCACAGCCCTGGCGGGGACCATCAGCCCCCCCTGCCCTGTCCTTCCTCCAACTCGGCCtcgtcctcttcctcctccccggCCCCCCCTAGCGGGGGAGAGTCCTCCAGCCCCTCGCCATGGACGTGCCAAGGCTTGGGGACAAGGCTGATGGAAGGCGGACCGTCGGTGGCTCCCCCGCCGCAGCCGGAGCCGG ATGCTCCCCCCACCCGGCCCAGCGCAGCCCCCCGAGAGGTCCCGCTCGTGGCCCCCCCACGCCGCTCCCGCACCAAGAGACCTGCGGCTGGTCTGGCTGCCGGCAGCAACTCCGACCTG TCGCGCTCGCTGAGCCCCTCGCCCTCCTGGAGCTGCGGTCCCTCGCACTCGGCGCCCGCCAGCCTGGGCGAGCGCGGCTTCTTCGCCGTCTCCCAGCCGGCGCTCG GGCTGTCGCGGGGTCCCAGCCCCGTGGTGCTGGGCTCGCAGGACACGCTGCCCGTGGCCACCGCCTTCACTGAGTACGTCCACGCGTACTTCAAGGGACACGACACCGACAG ctgcctggtgaAGGTGACGGGGGAGCTCACCATGTCCTTCCCCGCCGGCATCGTCCGCGTCTTCAGCGGGAGCGCGGCCCCCCCCGTGCTCAGCTTCCGCCTGCTCAACGCCAGCGCCATCGAGCAGTTCCTGCCCAACGCTGACCTGCTCTACAG TGACCCGTCCCAAAGTGACCCCAGCACCAAGGATTTCTGGCTGAACATGGCAGCGCTGACCGGGCACCTGCAGAAACAAGCGGAGCAGAGTCCAGCCGCCTCCTACTACAACGTGGCTCTGCTCAAGTACCAG TTCTCGCGGCTGGGCCCCGGCGCGGCGCCGCTGCGGCTCTGCGTGCGCTGGGACTGCTCGCCCGGTGCCACGCGGGTCAGCGTCGAGTACGGCTACAACGCCGGCGCCATGGCCCTGCCCGTGGCTCTCGCCAACGTCCACGTCCTCCTGCCCGTGGACGAGCCCCTCACCAACCTGCGGCTGCAGCCCACGGCCAGCTG gaaCCTGGAGGAGAAGAGGCTGCTCTGGAGGCTGCTGGATGTCCCTGGTGCCCCGGGGCAGGGAG GCTGTGGCCGGCTCTCGGCCAGCTGGGAGCCCCTCTGCGGGCCCAGTAAGCCCAGTCCGGTGGCCGCCCAGTTCAGCAGCGAGGGCAGCACGCTGTCGGGCGTGGAGCTGGAGCTGGCAAGCGCCGGGTACCGCATGTCACTGGTCAAGAAGAGGTTTGCTACAG GGATCTACCTGGCAGGGTCCTGA
- the B3GNT3 gene encoding N-acetyllactosaminide beta-1,3-N-acetylglucosaminyltransferase 3, translating into MWVWMARGAAEMPSAQSPPHLLQSTFLRRYRLDLWALVAVGALGLCYLFYHAIPPQKMPPSPRPAPRLPPFHVPPTVVPCVANVSVHNISGFAKLPGHVQDFMRYRHCRSFPELLGVPGKCGGPEGSPNVFLLLAIKSSPGNYERREVIRKTWGKERAFEGAFIRRVFLVGVSPNARDIKKLNRLLRVEQREHRDVLQWDFKDTFFNLTLKQVLFHTWLEEHCPGTHFVFNGDDDVFVNTDNMVHFAKASQGAQEKHLMVGQLFINNFPVRIQGSKYFVPRQLMAAEWYPPYCGGGGMLMSGFTARVITRQSQDIALFPIDDVYLGMCLEKAGLSPASHAGIRTMGVGAPGRADPFDPCYYRELLLVHRFVPYEMVVMWDAIHEPHLRCGKRISIF; encoded by the coding sequence ATGTGGGTCTGGATGGCCCGGGGGGCTGCGGAGATGCCCAGCGCCCAATCCCCTCCCCATCTCTTGCAGAGCACGTTCCTGCGGCGCTACAGGCTGGATCTGTGGGCTCTGGTGGCCGTGGGGGCGCTGGGGCTCTGCTACCTGTTCTACCACGCTATCCCCCCGCAGAAAATGCCCCCCAGCCCCCGGCCGGCCCCCCGGCTCCCCCCGTTCCATGTGCCGCCCACCGTGGTCCCGTGCGTGGCCAACGTCTCGGTGCACAACATCTCCGGCTTTGCCAAGTTGCCCGGCCATGTGCAGGACTTCATGCGGTACCGGCACTGCCGCTCCTTCCCGGAGCTGCTCGGCGTCCCCGGCAAATGTGGGGGGCCCGAGGGATCCCCCAATGTCTTCCTCCTCTTGGCCATTAAGTCATCACCAGGGAACTACGAGCGGCGGGAGGTGATCCGCAAGACGTGGGGGAAGGAGAGGGCCtttgaaggagccttcatccgcAGGGTCTTCCTCGTGGGGGTGTCCCCCAATGCCCGGGATATCAAGAAACTCAACCGGCTGCTGCGGGTGGAGCAGCGGGAGCACCGGGACGTGCTGCAGTGGGACTTCAAAGACACGTTCTTCAACCTGACGCTGAAGCAGGTCCTGTTCCACACCTGGCTGGAGGAGCACTGCCCCGGCACACACTTCGTCTTCAACGGTGACGACGACGTCTTCGTCAACACCGACAACATGGTCCACTTCGCCAAGGCCAGCCAGGGCGCCCAGGAGAAGCACCTCATGGTGGGGCAGCTCTTCATCAACAACTTCCCCGTCCGCATCCAGGGCAGCAAGTACTTTGTGCCGCGGCAGCTCATGGCGGCCGAGTGGTACCCGCCCTActgcggcggcggcgggatgCTCATGTCCGGCTTCACCGCCCGCGTCATCACCCGGCAATCGCAGGACATCGCGCTGTTCCCCATCGACGATGTCTACCTGGGCATGTGTTTGGAGAAGGCAGGGCTGTCGCCCGCCTCCCACGCCGGCATCCGGACCATGGGCGTGGGGGCACCGGGCAGGGCCGACCCCTTCGATCCCTGCTACTaccgggagctgctgctggtgcaTCGCTTCGTGCCCTACGAGATGGTGGTGATGTGGGACGCCATCCACGAGCCCCACCTGCGCTGCGGCAAGAGGATCAGCATCTTCTAG
- the JAK3 gene encoding tyrosine-protein kinase JAK3: MAPLGEETPLIGERSCSLSSTETGTLQVYLYHRGTPAPHSPPGTAAGILTFTFGEYTAEELCVRAAKACGVLPVCHPLFALATEDLSCWFPPSHLFTVDESCSQVVVYRIRFFFPNWCGLGHSHRFQLLNDRASPILDYPVIDYLFAQSRSDFIGGRVAVALSLPTQEECLSLAVLDMLRIAKEEQQSPGQVFSYVSYKSCIPAPLRFQIQQHNFLTRKRIRRRFSKSLRKIGGCQTDGRYLKLKYLLDLERLQRRWAEESFPVRSPGSAADIVIHVAGESGISWSCGGAESRQHFCDFPDIADISIKQASRDGGPVENRVVTLTKTDSRVLEVEFPTLRAACSFVALIDGYYRLTADPHHYFCKEVAPPRLLEDIENQCHGPISSEFAVHKLKAAGSPPGLYLLRRSPQDFDSYLLTVCVETRCGRDYKRCLIRRDEEGTFWLSGVSRRFCSLRELLGTYGHCGLQAEGTRMHLVACCPPLPKDRSNLLIVRSGCPRPPGSPTAPRRSLHQMMFHKIDPQSLTRCESLGQGSFTHIYKGIKRDQEEDGCHQTEVVLKVMDGSHRNCAESFLEAASIMSQLSHKHLVLLHGVSLGKDSIMVQEYVRYGPLDLYLKKNRGKGKVTTSWKLQVAKQLAYALNYLEDKRITHGNVSAKKVLLTREGDVASGSPPFIKLNDPGVSVTVLAKDMLVERIPWVAPECLSDSKSLALPADKWSFGATLWEIFSGGNMPVSLLEPQKKLDFYQNSLQLPAPKWTELATLIAQCMDYQPGRRPGFRALIRDLNSLITSDYELLSDLSPSDVTLRDSFWGYEPLTMCQDPTHFEERHLKYISLLGKGNFGSVELCRYDPLGDSTGELVAVKKLQQDSAKELRDFEREIQILHSLQHEFIVRYRGVCYSRGRRGLRLVMEYLPNGCLREYLQKNQPRLDHRTLLLYAWQICKGMEYLGAQRCVHRDLASRNILVESETHVKIGDFGLAKLLPQDKDYYVVQEPGQSPVFWYAPESLADNIFSRASDIWSFGVLLYELFTYSNKSKSPSEEFLRMMGTEKPAQIICHLLELLKDNRRLPAPPGCPTEVYTLMLNCWAFAPGARPTFGELVPKIEALRDGRSKARG; this comes from the exons ATGGCCCCGCTGGGCGAGGAGACGCCGCTGATCGGGGAGCGCTCCTGCAGCCTCTCGTCCACCGAAACCGGCACCCTCCAGGTGTACCTGTACCACCGGGGGACACCGGCACCGCACAGCCCCCCCGGCACCGCCGCCGGCATCCTCACCTTCACCTTCGGCGAGTACACGGCCGAGGAGCTGTGCGTCCGCGCCGCCAAAGCCTGCG gtGTGCTGCCCGTCTGTCACCCGCTCTTCGCCCTGGCCACCGAGGACCTCAGCTGCTGGTTCCCCCCCAGCCACCTCTTCACTGTGGAtgagtcctgcagccaggttgtGGTGTACAGGATCAG GTTCTTTTTCCCCAACTGGTGTGGACTGGGACACTCCCACCGCTTCCAGCTGCTGAACGACAGGGCCAGCCCCATCCTGGACTATCCCGTCATCGATTACCTGTTCGCCCAG TCCCGCAGCGATTTCATCGGGGGCCGCGTGGCCGTGGCGCTGAGCCTGCCCACGCAGGAGGAGTGCCTGAGCCTGGCCGTGCTGGACATGCTGCGCATCGCCAAGGAGGAGCAGCAGAGCCCCGGCCAGGTCTTCAGCTACGTCAG CTACAAGTCCTGCATCCCGGCGCCGCTGCGGTTCCAGATCCAGCAGCACAACTTCCTCACCCGCAAGCGCATCCGGCGCCGCTTCAGCAAATCCCTGCGGAAGATCGGGGGCTGCCAGACAGACGGACGGTACCTGAAGCTCAAGTACCTGCTGGACCTGGAGCGGCTGCAGCGGCGCTGGGCCGAGGAGAGTTTCCCCGTGCGCTCGCCCGGCTCTGCTGCCGACATCGTCATCCACGTGGCCGGTGAAAGCGGCATCTCCTGGAGCTGCGGTGGAGCCGAG AGCCGCCAGCACTTCTGCGACTTCCCCGACATCGCCGACATCAGCATCAAGCAGGCGAGCCGGGACGGCGGCCCCGTGGAGAACCGCGTTGTCACCCTCACCAAGACGGACAGCAGGGTGCTg GAGGTGGAGTTCCCCACGCTGCGGGCAGCCTGCTCCTTCGTGGCTCTCATCGACGGCTACTACCGCCTGACCGCGGACCCCCACCACTACTTCTGCAAAGAGGTGGCCCCCCCCCGGCTCCTGGAAGACATAGAGAACCAGTGCCACGGGCCCATCAG CTCCGAGTTTGCGGTGCACAAGCTGAAGGCGGCGGGGAGCCCCCCGGGGCTGTATCTCCTGCGCCGCAGCCCCCAGGACTTCGACAGCTACCTGCTGACCGTCTGCGTCGAG ACCCGCTGCGGCCGGGACTACAAGCGCTGCCTGATCCGCAGGGACGAGGAGGGGACGTTCTGGCTGTCGGGGGTGTCGCGGCGGTTCTGCAGCCTgcgggagctgctgggcacctaCGGGCACTGCGGGCTGCAGGCGGAGGGGACCCGCATGCACCTGGtggcctgctgtccccccctgcCCAAAg ACAGGTCCAACCTGCTGATTGTGCGCAGCGGCTGCCCCCGGCCCCCCGGCTCCCCCACCGCCCCCCGCCGCAGCCTCCACCAGATGATGTTCCACAAGATCGACCCCCAGAGCCTCACACGG TGTGAGAGCCTGGGCCAGGGCTCCTTCACCCACATCTACAAGGGCATCAAGCGGGACCAGGAGGAGGACGGGTGCCACCAGACCGAGGTGGTGCTCAAGGTGATGGACGGCAGCCACCGCAACTGCGCAGAG TCCTTCCTGGAGGCCGCCAGCATCATGAGCCAGCTGTCCCACAAGCACCTGGTCCTGCTGCACGGCGTCAGCCTCGGGAAGGACA GTATCATGGTGCAGGAGTACGTCAGGTACGGGCCCCTGGACCTCTacctgaagaaaaacagaggCAAGGGGAAGGTGACAACGAGCTGGAAGCTGCAGGTGGCCAAGCAGCTGGCGTACGCCCTCAACTACCTG GAGGACAAGAGAATCACCCACGGCAATGTCTCCGCCAAGAAGGTGCTGCTGACGCGGGAGGGGGACGTGGCCAGTGGCAGCCCCCCCTTCATCAAGCTTAATGACCCTGGAGTCAGTGTCACCGTCCTGGCCAAGGACA tgctggTGGAGCGCATCCCCTGGGTGGCCCCCGAGTGCCTCAGTGACTCCAAGAGCCTGGCGCTGCCAGCCGACAAGTGGAGCTTTGGGGCAACCCTCTGGGAGATCTTCAGCGGTGGCAACATGCCCGtcagcctgctggagccccagaAG AAGCTGGATTTCTACCAGAACAGCCTCCAGCTCCCCGCACCCAAGTGGACGGAGCTGGCCACGCTCATCGCGCAGTGCATGGATTACCAGCCCGGCCGCCGGCCCGGCTTCCGCGCCCTCATCCGCGACCTCAACAGCCTCATCACCTCCG ATTACGAGCTGCTCTCAGACCTGTCACCCAGCGACGTGACGCTGCGGGACAGCTTCTGGGGGTACGAGCCCCTCACCATGTGTCAGGACCCCACGCACTTCGAGGAGCGGCACCTCAAGTACATCTCACTGCTGGGCAAG GGCAATTTTGGGAGCGTGGAGCTGTGCCGCTACGACCCGCTGGGCGACAGCACGGGGGAGCTGGTGGCGGTGAAGAAGCTGCAGCAGGATTCGGCCAAGGAGCTGCGGGACTTCGAGAGGGAAATCCAGATCCTGCACTCGCTGCAGCACGAGTTCATCGTGCGGTACCGGGGCGTCTGCTACAGCCGGG GGCGGCGCGGGCTGCGGCTGGTGATGGAGTACCTGCCCAACGGCTGCCTGCGCGAATACCTGCAGAAGAACCAGCCCCGCCTGGACCACAGGACCCTGCTCCTCTACGCCTGGCAGATCTGCAAG GGGATGGAGTACCTGGGGGCGCAGCGCTGCGTGCACCGCGACCTGGCCAGCAGGAACATCCTGGTGGAGAGCGAGACCCACGTCAAGATCGGGGACTTCGGGCTGGCCAAGCTGCTGCCGCAGGACAAGGATTATTACGTGGTGCAGGAGCCCGGTCAGAGCCCCGTTTTCTG GTACGCGCCCGAGTCCCTGGCAGACAACATCTTCTCCCGCGCATCGGACATTTGGAGCTTCGGGGTCCTCCTCTATGAGCTCTTCACCTACAGCAACAAGAGCAAGAGCCCCTCAGAG GAGTTTCTCCGCATGATGGGCACCGAGAAGCCGGCGCAGATCATCTGCCACTTGCTGGAGCTCCTGAAGGACAACAGGCGGCTCCCGGCACCGCCCGGCTGCCCCACCGAG gtctacACGCTGATGCTGAACTGTTGGGCTTTCGCCCCCGGCGCCAGACCCACCTTTGGGGAGCTGGTCCCCAAGATCGAGGCGCTGCGGGACGGCCGGAGCAAAGCGCGCGGgtag